The Daucus carota subsp. sativus chromosome 7, DH1 v3.0, whole genome shotgun sequence genome window below encodes:
- the LOC108193981 gene encoding protein translation factor SUI1 homolog, with protein MSELDIQIPSTFDPFAEANAEDSGAGTKEYVHIRIQQRNGRKSLTTVQGLKKEFSYNKILKDLKKEFCCNGTVVQDPELGKVIQLQGDQRKNVSTFLVQAGIVKKEHIKIHGF; from the exons ATGTCTGAGCTTGACATCCAGATCCCATCAACCTTCG ATCCCTTTGCTGAGGCAAATGCTGAGGACTCAGGTGCTGGCACAAAGGAATACGTCCATATTCGCATACAGCAGCGTAATGGCAGGAAAAGCCTGACAACTGTCCAAGGGTTGAAAAAAGAATTTAGTTACAATAAGATTCTTAAAGACCTGAAGAAAGAGTTTTGCTGCAATGGTACTGTAGTTCAGGACCCTGAGCTCGGCAAG GTTATCCAGCTTCAAGGTGATCAGCGGAAGAATGTTTCAACCTTCCTTGTTCAA GCAGGCATTGTGAAGAAGGAACACATCAAAATACATGGTTTTTAA
- the LOC108193805 gene encoding RNA pseudouridine synthase 6, chloroplastic isoform X2, with translation METPSMVACYLALHTMDHQELNTWLLKMEGLFLNIFAKFWISPLYLIHFGAVYYALVCPKPPPTATPEEIDLYKQYTDPAVLSKRVSIKGKTVREAQKTFRITSGDEFVETGTYLRVHVHPKRFPRCYEIDWRSRIISVTESYVVLDKPAGTSVGGTTDNIEETCATFATRALGLTDPLMTTHQIDNCTEGCVVLARTKEYCSVFHGKIREKKVKKLYLALTAAPVPIGVITHYMRPINIAPRLVSEEFTTRWFLCQLEILECKMVPWPNADIEDKYSIEDCGWPSQEFAYECKISLLTGRTHQIRAQLAACGAPIVGDAMYMPAAKAEISRPGLNPLGKCKKQYASENDREVGIEDWIACHGKEPRIAIGLQACQISWDDGEHFYEAKSPWWR, from the exons AAACCCCGAGTATGGTCGCTTGCTACCTTGCCCTTCACACCATGGACCACCAAGAATTGAACACTTGGTTGTTAAAGATGGAGGGACTGTTCTTGAATATATTTGCAAAGTTTTGGATCTCCCCCCTCT ATCTCATTCATTTTGGTGCGGTATATTATGCCCTTGTTTGTCCAAAACCTCCTCCCACTGCAACTCCAGAGGAAATTGATTTGTACAAACAATATACAGATCCAGCAGTTCTGAGTAAGAGAGTATCAATCAAAGGAAAAACCGTGAGGGAAGCACAAAAAACGTTTAGAATAACTTCTGGTGACGAGTTTGTTGAAACTGGAACGTACTTACGGGTTCATGTACATCCAAAACGCTTCCCACG GTGTTATGAGATTGATTGGAGATCAAGAATTATCTCAGTAACCGAGTCCTATGTTGTCCTGGATAAACCTGCTGGTACATCA GTAGGTGGGACCACAGACAACATTGAAGAAACTTGTGCAACATTTGCCACTCGTGCCTTAGGGTTGACTGATCCACTAATGACTACTCATCAAATTGACAATTGCACTGAAGGCTG TGTTGTACTAGCTAGAACAAAGGAATATTGTTCTGTTTTTCATGGAAAAATCCGG GAAAAAAAGGTAAAGAAGCTTTATCTTGCTCTTACAGCTGCTCCAGTGCCaataggagtaattactcactACATGCGTCCAATCAATATTGCACCGCGACTTGTTTCCGAAG AATTCACAACAAGATGGTTTTTATGCCAACTAGAAATCTTAGAGTGTAAAATGGTTCCGTGGCCAAATGCTGATATTGAAGATAAATATAGTATTGAGGATTGTGGATGGCCTTCCCAAGAGTTTGCGTATGAGTGCAAGATAAGCCTATTAACAGGTCGAACCCATCAG ATTCGAGCACAATTGGCTGCTTGTGGTGCACCAATCGTGGGTGATGCGATGTACATGCCAGCTGCAAAGGCAGAGATTTCAAGGCCTGGACTTAATCCACTCGGGAAGTGCAAGAAGCAGTATGCAAGCGAAAATGACAGAGAAGTGGGAATTGAAGATTGGATTGCATGTCATGGAAAGGAACCTCGAATTGCTATTGGTCTTCAAGCATGCCAAATTTCATGGGATGACGGGGAGCATTTTTATGAAGCAAAATCTCCTTGGTGGAGATAA
- the LOC108194175 gene encoding probable xyloglucan endotransglucosylase/hydrolase protein 8, translating into METRAMILFIVALMAACCSAQPKKSFEDNFSIMWSEDHFKTSEDGQIWYLNLDKDTGCGFQTKQMYRFGWFSMKLKLVGGDSAGVVTAYYMCTENGAGPTRDELDFEFLGNRTGEPYLIQTNVYKNGTGNREMRHMLWFDPTEDFHTYSILWNSHQIVFFVDKVPIRVYKNADYENNFFPNEKPMYLFSSIWNADEWATRGGLEKTDWKKAPFVSTYKEFSVEGCQWEDPYPACVSTTTKNWWDQYESWHLTKDQKTDFAWVERNLVIYDYCKDAKRFPTLPEECSLSPWD; encoded by the exons ATGGAGACAAGGGCCATGATCCTTTTCATTGTAGCTCTCATGGCTGCTTGTTGTTCAGCTCAGCCGAAGAAATCTTTCGAAGACAATTTCAGTATAATGTGGTCTGAAGATCACTTCAAGACTTCGGAAGATGGTCAGATCTGGTACCTTAACTTAGACAAGGATACAG GTTGTGGGTTTCAGACAAAACAAATGTACAGATTTGGTTGGTTTAGCATGAAGCTTAAGCTGGTTGGAGGAGACTCTGCTGGAGTTGTCACAGCTTATTAT ATGTGTACTGAAAATGGGGCAGGGCCAACCAGAGATGAGCTTGATTTCGAGTTTCTGGGGAACAGAACAGGGGAGCCATATCTGATACAAACAAATGTGTACAAAAATGGGACTGGAAACAGAGAAATGAGGCACATGTTATGGTTTGATCCTACTGAGGATTTCCACACTTATTCTATCCTTTGGAACAGTCACCAGATTGT ATTTTTTGTGGATAAAGTTCCGATAAGAGTGTACAAGAATGCAGATTACGAGAACAATTTTTTCCCCAATGAGAAGCCAATGTACTTGTTTTCGAGTATCTGGAATGCAGATGAATGGGCAACAAGAGGGGGACTAGAGAAGACAGACTGGAAAAAAGCACCATTTGTGTCAACATACAAGGAATTTAGCGTCGAAGGATGCCAGTGGGAAGACCCTTACCCTGCCTGTGTATCGACTACAACAAAGAACTGGTGGGATCAATATGAATCTTGGCATCTTACCAAGGACCAGAAGACTGATTTTGCTTGGGTTGAGAGAAACCTTGTTATTTATGATTACTGCAAGGACGCAAAGAGGTTCCCAACCTTGCCTGAGGAGTGTTCATTGAGTCCATGGGATTAG